A window of Exiguobacterium sp. FSL W8-0210 contains these coding sequences:
- a CDS encoding CsbD family protein translates to MSNNSGLNKKADGLVDKVAGKAKEALGKATGDKSTEREGKKDQVKGEAKKTVGNVQQNFEDTNRR, encoded by the coding sequence ATGTCAAACAACAGTGGTCTCAATAAAAAAGCAGATGGTCTCGTCGATAAAGTAGCAGGTAAAGCGAAAGAAGCGCTCGGGAAAGCAACAGGCGATAAATCAACAGAACGTGAAGGTAAAAAAGATCAAGTAAAAGGCGAGGCGAAGAAAACAGTCGGTAACGTCCAACAAAATTTCGAAGATACAAATCGCCGCTAA
- a CDS encoding YkyA family protein, whose amino-acid sequence MKKTFVAILFLSSFGLAACSNDSPTSLHEQLEQQVKDEEKAFTLADQRARKDEISVNTYQAVLDAGAEEIKRSQNEREELEALNDERLALLKQEETLRKETYAALDLEELQDAVNQLDGKAKTEGTALVAIIKERQQTFQTFSKTYRQAMDAEKKVLSRLTKKPDFVKIDESTADLNRLTRKATASLKKWNALTVQYNQTKTRLYRLLDTSTQ is encoded by the coding sequence ATGAAAAAAACATTCGTAGCAATACTGTTCCTGTCGAGCTTCGGACTCGCTGCCTGTTCCAACGATTCACCAACCTCTCTTCATGAACAGCTAGAGCAACAAGTCAAAGATGAAGAGAAAGCATTCACGCTAGCTGATCAACGTGCTCGTAAGGACGAAATTTCAGTTAATACGTACCAAGCCGTTCTTGATGCAGGTGCTGAAGAAATCAAACGCTCTCAAAATGAACGAGAGGAATTAGAAGCCTTAAATGACGAACGGCTTGCTTTATTGAAACAAGAAGAAACGTTACGTAAAGAAACATACGCTGCACTTGATCTTGAAGAATTGCAGGATGCTGTCAACCAACTTGATGGTAAAGCAAAAACAGAAGGAACTGCCTTAGTAGCAATCATCAAGGAACGCCAGCAGACGTTTCAAACGTTCTCGAAAACGTATCGACAAGCGATGGACGCCGAAAAGAAAGTGCTTTCACGCTTGACGAAAAAACCGGATTTCGTTAAGATTGATGAGTCAACAGCGGATTTAAATCGTTTAACACGGAAAGCTACCGCGTCATTAAAGAAGTGGAATGCACTGACCGTTCAGTATAATCAAACGAAAACCCGGCTGTATCGTTTGCTCGACACATCAACTCAATAA
- the nagE gene encoding N-acetylglucosamine-specific PTS transporter subunit IIBC produces MLQFLQRIGKALMLPIAVLPAAGIVLRLGSADMLDIPLMVAAGGAIFDNLPLIFAIGVAIGLSIDASGAAGLAGAIGYLVLKNGVDSMNKDYSSAQIQAKYDAIAAIVNDSSTKVDGATLGSIANQATLGSTVNMAVFGGIIAGIVAGLLYNRFYNIKLPDWLAFFGGRRFVPIITSAVMLVLAFVFGYVWPFIEQGINGAGEWMVGLGAGGAALFGFFNRLLIPVGLHHVLNNIFWFVFGSYEKADGTVANGDIARFFAGDPTAGIYQAGFFPIMMFALPAAAFAIVMAARKENRKAVAGAMIGLGLTSFLTGITEPIEFSFMFLSPVLYVIHAVLTGLSMAIVNLLGILHGFSFSAGFIDYALNFGIATKPLLLIPVGLAFAVVYYFLFYFMITKFDLKTPGREDESLVTDTGVVLTDSDDKYEQQAAQIFAGLKGTENVTSIDNCATRLRLQVKDPNIIDEAAIKAAGAKGVMKMGATSVQIIIGTDVEFVADAMKRQK; encoded by the coding sequence ATGTTGCAGTTTCTACAACGAATTGGTAAAGCCTTGATGTTACCAATCGCAGTACTACCGGCTGCGGGAATCGTGCTCCGGTTAGGTTCGGCGGATATGCTTGATATTCCGTTGATGGTAGCAGCAGGAGGGGCTATTTTTGATAACCTGCCATTGATTTTTGCCATTGGTGTCGCGATTGGTCTATCGATCGATGCGAGTGGAGCAGCGGGTCTTGCTGGGGCCATCGGGTATCTTGTCTTAAAAAATGGCGTCGACTCGATGAACAAGGATTATTCCAGCGCACAGATTCAGGCGAAGTATGATGCGATCGCGGCGATCGTCAATGATTCCTCGACTAAGGTCGACGGAGCGACACTTGGTTCGATCGCGAATCAGGCGACACTCGGTTCGACCGTTAATATGGCGGTATTCGGTGGAATCATCGCGGGTATCGTCGCAGGACTTCTATACAATCGGTTCTATAACATTAAGTTACCGGATTGGTTGGCATTCTTCGGTGGCCGTCGTTTCGTTCCAATCATTACATCAGCGGTCATGCTCGTACTTGCTTTCGTCTTTGGTTATGTCTGGCCGTTCATCGAGCAAGGCATCAATGGTGCTGGTGAATGGATGGTTGGTCTCGGTGCAGGAGGCGCTGCTCTGTTTGGATTCTTTAACCGCCTCTTGATTCCTGTCGGCTTACACCACGTCTTAAATAATATTTTCTGGTTCGTCTTCGGTTCATATGAAAAAGCAGATGGTACGGTCGCGAACGGTGACATCGCGCGCTTCTTCGCTGGAGATCCGACAGCTGGGATTTATCAAGCAGGCTTCTTCCCAATCATGATGTTCGCCTTACCGGCTGCAGCTTTTGCGATCGTCATGGCTGCGCGTAAGGAAAATCGAAAAGCAGTTGCTGGAGCGATGATTGGTCTTGGATTGACGTCCTTCTTGACAGGTATCACGGAACCAATCGAGTTCTCGTTTATGTTCTTATCACCTGTTTTATATGTCATTCATGCGGTTTTAACAGGTCTATCGATGGCCATCGTTAACTTACTCGGTATTTTACATGGCTTCTCCTTCTCGGCTGGTTTTATTGATTATGCCTTGAACTTCGGGATTGCCACAAAACCATTACTTCTCATCCCGGTTGGTCTCGCGTTCGCGGTCGTCTACTACTTCCTGTTCTACTTCATGATCACAAAATTTGATCTGAAGACACCAGGTCGCGAAGATGAATCGCTCGTCACAGACACGGGAGTCGTTTTGACAGATTCAGACGATAAATATGAGCAACAAGCAGCTCAAATTTTTGCTGGATTGAAAGGAACAGAAAATGTCACGTCGATTGACAATTGTGCGACACGTTTACGTCTTCAAGTCAAAGATCCAAACATCATTGACGAAGCAGCGATTAAAGCGGCTGGAGCAAAAGGTGTCATGAAGATGGGGGCGACTAGCGTGCAAATCATCATCGGCACGGACGTCGAGTTCGTTGCGGATGCGATGAAACGACAGAAGTAA
- a CDS encoding EamA family transporter, protein MHRSKATLFVLIGAISYGVLSTIVKLAYAAGFNSAAVSGSQFFFGWLMIFGLALFTKNLRLDLKTAGLLMLIGISSGTTGYLYYQSLQTVSASVAIILLFQFTWIGVIIDALAFRRLPTRAHFLSAILLIGGAILASAAYSSPLDLRGTLFGLGAAVSFSIFLLASGRVANHLPVIKKSFYMMTGGLAFVMIMYPPTTFLSSANFENGLLLYAIPLGLFALILPPLLFAAGAPHLSPASVSLLGAAELPTAVICSVLILDEHLMSSQWIGIVIILIGIFYPIYRSSKTAPVANVQQNDLS, encoded by the coding sequence ATGCATCGCTCAAAAGCCACTTTATTCGTTCTCATCGGCGCTATCAGTTATGGTGTCCTCTCAACGATCGTCAAACTCGCTTATGCCGCCGGATTCAACTCAGCAGCCGTTTCAGGTAGTCAATTTTTCTTCGGCTGGCTCATGATTTTCGGACTTGCCTTATTTACGAAAAACCTTCGTCTCGATCTCAAAACAGCTGGTCTTCTCATGCTGATTGGTATTTCAAGCGGTACAACCGGTTATCTCTATTACCAAAGTCTTCAGACCGTATCGGCATCCGTTGCGATCATTCTCTTATTCCAATTCACTTGGATTGGTGTCATCATTGATGCTCTCGCATTCAGACGCTTACCTACTCGCGCGCATTTCCTGTCCGCGATTCTACTGATTGGCGGAGCCATTCTTGCGAGTGCGGCTTACTCGAGCCCACTCGACCTGCGTGGAACATTATTCGGTCTTGGAGCTGCTGTTAGTTTCTCGATTTTCCTACTCGCTAGTGGACGCGTTGCCAATCATCTACCTGTCATCAAGAAAAGCTTCTATATGATGACAGGTGGTCTTGCTTTTGTCATGATCATGTATCCACCGACAACGTTCTTGTCGTCTGCGAACTTCGAAAATGGACTTCTGTTATACGCGATTCCGCTCGGTCTATTCGCGTTGATTTTGCCACCACTCTTATTTGCTGCGGGTGCGCCTCATCTTTCTCCAGCAAGTGTCTCTCTGCTTGGAGCGGCTGAACTACCGACAGCTGTCATCTGTTCCGTTTTAATTTTGGATGAACATCTGATGAGTTCTCAATGGATTGGGATCGTCATTATCTTGATCGGAATCTTTTATCCAATCTATCGCTCAAGCAAAACAGCGCCTGTTGCGAACGTACAGCAAAACGACCTTTCCTGA
- the yhfH gene encoding protein YhfH has protein sequence MEQPLYQEASAAFYRELPVKTCAHCGKEMDEQCESYQTECDECAVTEH, from the coding sequence ATGGAACAACCCCTTTATCAAGAAGCATCTGCTGCATTCTATCGTGAGCTTCCCGTCAAGACGTGTGCCCATTGCGGAAAAGAGATGGATGAACAATGTGAATCCTATCAAACGGAATGCGATGAGTGTGCTGTAACAGAACACTAA
- a CDS encoding polysaccharide deacetylase family protein: MDPFTSSHASELGPRPRTKKRMFFPRFFLLLTLVFLGVGGYVAYRYVFTPEQQSITTGKSITEVPVVNMEKARVEKWNGVTKKVAYLTFEDGPSALTPDLLRTLDQLQTRATFFYLGSQVDAFPQEVKATAKAGHYIGLHGETHDYDTLYEKGKYVSEMQSVQKKIHELTKLTPHLTRPPYGSDPGITKKMASAIHSADFRVWDWSIDSMDWYYKDSAKEVANTVIRRAERPFEIILLHEQPQAIKALPAIVAGLQKKGYQFAIYDEDFHIPYNFAQHSNL; encoded by the coding sequence ATGGATCCATTTACCTCAAGCCACGCTAGCGAACTCGGTCCACGACCGCGTACAAAAAAAAGAATGTTTTTCCCTCGATTTTTCTTACTTCTCACACTTGTTTTTCTCGGAGTTGGGGGATATGTCGCTTATCGATACGTATTTACTCCTGAACAGCAATCCATTACGACAGGTAAATCCATTACTGAAGTACCTGTCGTCAATATGGAAAAAGCACGCGTGGAAAAATGGAATGGTGTGACGAAAAAAGTCGCTTATTTAACATTCGAGGATGGTCCATCCGCATTAACACCGGACTTACTTCGAACATTGGATCAACTTCAGACTCGTGCCACTTTCTTTTATCTCGGCTCACAAGTAGATGCTTTTCCGCAAGAAGTCAAAGCTACTGCTAAAGCTGGACACTATATCGGATTACACGGGGAAACACACGATTACGATACATTATACGAAAAAGGAAAGTATGTCTCAGAGATGCAAAGTGTTCAGAAGAAAATCCATGAGTTGACGAAGCTAACACCACATTTGACACGACCACCTTATGGCTCTGATCCCGGCATCACGAAAAAAATGGCATCTGCCATTCATTCAGCAGACTTCCGTGTGTGGGACTGGTCAATCGATTCAATGGACTGGTATTACAAAGATAGTGCAAAAGAAGTAGCGAATACGGTTATTCGGCGAGCAGAGCGTCCGTTTGAAATCATACTCTTACATGAACAACCACAAGCCATCAAGGCACTTCCAGCCATTGTTGCCGGACTTCAGAAAAAAGGCTATCAATTCGCGATTTATGATGAAGATTTCCATATTCCGTACAACTTCGCGCAACACTCGAATTTATAA
- a CDS encoding ornithine--oxo-acid transaminase, producing the protein MNQTEKIIQQTEQFGAHNYHPLPIVISEAEGVFVTDPEGRRYMDMLSAYSAVNQGHRHPKIIDALKRQADKITLTSRAFHNDQLGFFYEKVAQLTDKDMVLPMNTGAEAVETAVKAARRWAYEVKQIPGDAEIIVCEGNFHGRTMTAVSMSTEAEYQRGFGPLLPGIKTIPYGDLEALKQAITENTAAFILEPIQGEAGILIPYDGFLKDAQEVCRAQNVLLVSDEIQSGLGRSGKWFASDWDEVTPDMYILGKALGGGVFPISCVAANKDVLSVFNPGSHGSTFGGNPLACAVSIASLEVLEDEKLPERSLELGTYFMEKLKQINNPMIKEVRGRGLFIGVELTEAARPYCEALKEKGLLCKETHETVIRFAPPLVITKEELDWAFERIEQVLGVSVAQ; encoded by the coding sequence ATGAATCAAACAGAGAAAATCATTCAACAGACAGAACAGTTCGGAGCACATAACTACCATCCACTCCCAATCGTCATCTCAGAGGCTGAGGGTGTCTTCGTTACGGATCCTGAAGGACGTCGCTATATGGATATGCTGAGTGCCTATTCAGCCGTTAATCAAGGACATCGTCATCCAAAGATCATCGACGCCTTAAAACGTCAGGCAGACAAGATTACATTGACGTCACGTGCTTTCCACAATGATCAACTTGGCTTTTTCTATGAAAAAGTAGCACAATTGACGGATAAAGATATGGTGTTACCAATGAATACAGGTGCGGAAGCTGTCGAGACAGCAGTAAAAGCAGCACGACGCTGGGCATATGAAGTCAAACAAATTCCAGGTGATGCTGAAATCATCGTTTGTGAAGGAAACTTCCATGGTCGGACGATGACAGCCGTCTCGATGTCGACGGAAGCAGAATACCAACGGGGATTTGGACCGCTTCTTCCTGGAATCAAGACGATTCCATATGGCGATCTTGAGGCATTAAAACAGGCGATCACTGAAAATACAGCGGCATTCATCTTGGAACCGATTCAAGGCGAAGCGGGCATCTTAATTCCTTATGATGGTTTCTTAAAAGACGCACAAGAAGTTTGTCGTGCGCAGAATGTGTTGCTCGTATCGGATGAGATTCAGTCTGGACTCGGTCGTTCCGGTAAATGGTTTGCTTCTGATTGGGACGAGGTAACACCAGACATGTACATTCTTGGTAAAGCACTGGGTGGTGGTGTATTCCCAATCTCGTGTGTTGCCGCGAATAAAGATGTCCTTTCTGTCTTTAATCCAGGTTCACACGGCTCGACATTTGGTGGTAATCCACTTGCGTGTGCCGTCTCGATTGCTTCACTTGAAGTATTAGAAGACGAAAAGTTACCGGAACGTTCACTCGAACTCGGTACGTACTTCATGGAGAAACTAAAACAAATCAACAACCCGATGATCAAAGAAGTACGTGGTCGTGGATTATTCATTGGTGTTGAGTTGACAGAAGCAGCGCGACCATATTGTGAAGCGTTGAAAGAAAAAGGCTTGCTCTGTAAAGAAACACATGAGACAGTCATTCGATTTGCACCACCGCTCGTCATTACAAAAGAAGAGTTGGATTGGGCGTTCGAACGGATTGAACAAGTATTAGGCGTTTCCGTCGCCCAATAA
- a CDS encoding EAL domain-containing protein has protein sequence MDRSTIDSCEVVIQEFPLPAFILNTDLTIRSWNELAAQQWGWTQQEVVGQTVPLLEREDMAFSQQIWHAFLERRQSVQLPNASLLHKTGTSVTSTLLLSPLLDDTGTVIAAFACCIPSAEQQTNMKPLFQGLMDLRHAFDQIASVAVFDARGTIKYVNDQLIDVTGYCSEMLLNQPWSLILDPSSPVVSGIRDQLRERKAWSGRLSLTSQTGERKHLQATLIPIYDANGVRFQHLFIGNDITETAVLEEELDFLVHHHEMTHLLNKRGFLREGEALFRSAASHDPIALILFDIDRFKVINDSFGTHVGDQLLQAMATRLLQHTTGILAFHPTSDLFGVLLPAPPSNLLFQYARKLQQALQRPYYINGHSLIVSCTFGITVYPSEAKTLEDLYRRSETALYAGKSIGTGTIQYLTHEMDTQFTRKIQLERSLFTALEDQSLYLAYQPIIELQTQAVKGFEALLRWNHTALGSIPPDEFIPLAEEASLITPINNWVIIEACEQLAKWQQTIDPELTMAINISPHQFQSDSFIRTLQHIVTERLVSPSSITLEMTENIAILQTQRTVERMHLIKSLGFRLSIDDFGTGYSSLQYLSAFPIDELKIDKVFIDGLATNDHALLDSIIQLGRNLELNLVAEGVETEHALDYLKTTSCQHMQGFIFSEPLSVQDVEKRFLTP, from the coding sequence ATGGACCGTTCGACCATTGATTCCTGTGAAGTCGTCATTCAAGAATTCCCTTTACCCGCTTTCATATTGAATACTGACTTGACCATCCGCTCTTGGAATGAGCTAGCCGCACAGCAATGGGGCTGGACACAACAAGAAGTCGTGGGTCAGACTGTTCCACTTCTTGAACGGGAAGACATGGCATTCAGCCAGCAGATTTGGCATGCCTTCTTGGAGCGCCGTCAATCCGTCCAATTACCGAATGCCTCCTTGTTGCATAAGACGGGCACTTCTGTAACGTCAACTCTCCTTTTGTCTCCTTTACTTGATGATACAGGAACTGTCATTGCCGCTTTTGCTTGCTGTATCCCTTCAGCTGAGCAACAAACGAATATGAAACCACTCTTCCAAGGATTGATGGATTTGCGTCATGCATTCGATCAGATTGCTTCTGTCGCCGTCTTCGACGCACGAGGAACGATCAAGTACGTGAATGATCAACTCATCGATGTGACAGGATATTGCTCTGAGATGCTTCTCAACCAGCCTTGGTCACTCATCCTAGATCCATCCAGTCCCGTCGTTTCGGGGATTCGTGATCAACTTCGTGAACGAAAAGCATGGTCTGGTCGCCTTAGCCTTACTTCGCAAACTGGCGAACGAAAACATCTCCAAGCGACGCTCATTCCGATCTATGATGCAAACGGTGTTCGTTTTCAGCACCTGTTCATCGGCAACGACATCACGGAAACAGCGGTGCTTGAAGAAGAACTCGATTTTTTAGTGCATCATCATGAGATGACGCACTTATTAAATAAACGAGGATTTTTACGCGAAGGCGAGGCATTATTCCGTTCTGCCGCGTCGCATGATCCGATCGCGCTAATCTTGTTCGATATCGACCGTTTTAAAGTAATCAATGATTCGTTTGGAACACACGTCGGTGATCAACTACTTCAAGCGATGGCAACACGCCTTTTGCAACACACGACAGGCATACTCGCTTTTCATCCGACGAGTGATCTATTCGGTGTCTTGTTACCTGCACCGCCGAGCAATCTGCTTTTCCAATATGCTCGAAAATTACAACAAGCACTGCAGCGCCCTTATTATATCAACGGTCATTCATTGATCGTTTCTTGTACGTTCGGGATCACGGTCTATCCGTCCGAAGCCAAAACATTGGAAGATTTATATCGCCGGTCGGAAACAGCTCTATACGCAGGAAAATCGATTGGTACTGGAACGATCCAGTATTTAACACACGAGATGGATACACAGTTCACACGGAAAATCCAACTCGAGCGCTCCCTTTTCACAGCACTCGAAGATCAATCCCTTTATCTTGCTTATCAACCAATCATTGAACTTCAGACACAAGCCGTCAAAGGCTTCGAAGCGTTATTACGCTGGAATCACACGGCACTCGGGAGCATTCCACCAGATGAATTCATTCCACTCGCTGAAGAAGCTTCACTGATCACACCAATCAACAACTGGGTCATCATCGAAGCATGTGAACAGCTCGCAAAATGGCAACAGACGATTGATCCTGAACTGACGATGGCAATCAATATCTCACCACATCAGTTCCAAAGCGACTCCTTCATTCGTACATTACAACACATCGTAACAGAACGACTGGTATCTCCATCTTCGATTACTTTGGAGATGACGGAAAACATCGCGATTCTCCAGACGCAACGGACGGTCGAACGCATGCACCTCATCAAGTCGCTCGGCTTCCGTTTATCGATCGATGATTTCGGTACCGGTTATTCTTCTTTGCAGTATCTCAGTGCTTTTCCAATCGACGAATTAAAAATCGATAAAGTATTCATTGATGGTCTGGCGACAAATGACCACGCCTTGCTCGATTCCATCATTCAACTCGGTCGCAATCTAGAGTTGAATCTTGTCGCTGAAGGTGTTGAGACAGAACACGCGCTAGATTATCTAAAAACGACATCGTGTCAACATATGCAAGGGTTCATTTTCTCTGAACCTCTATCTGTACAGGATGTCGAAAAAAGATTCTTAACACCTTAA